One region of Molothrus aeneus isolate 106 chromosome 1, BPBGC_Maene_1.0, whole genome shotgun sequence genomic DNA includes:
- the EIF1B gene encoding eukaryotic translation initiation factor 1b, giving the protein MSSIQNLQSFDPFADATKGDDLLPAGTEDYIHIRIQQRNGRKTLTTVQGIADDYDKKKLVKAFKKKFACNGTVIEHPEYGEVIQLQGDQRKNICQFLLEIGIVKEEQLKVHGF; this is encoded by the exons ATGTCCTCGATCCAGAACCTCCAATCCTTCG accCCTTTGCTGATGCAACAAAGGGCGACGACTTACTCCCGGCGGGGACTGAGGATTACATTCATATAAGGATCCAGCAACGCAACGGAAGAAAGACACTGACAACTGTTCAGGGCATTGCAGATGATTATGACAAGAAGAAACTTGTGAAAGCCTTCAAAAAG AAATTTGCTTGTAATGGTACTGTGATTGAGCATCCTGAATACGGTGAAGTTATCCAGCTGCAAGGTGACCAGAGGAAGAACATTTGCCAATTCCTCTTGGAG ATTGGCATTGTCAAGGAAGAACAACTGAAAGTTCATGGTTTCTAA